Proteins encoded together in one Aminipila butyrica window:
- a CDS encoding spore germination protein — protein MQNNNYWAETLKSALPIGESFDIIVRDLQIGGKKAVMFFVNGLVTGDTMPMVMSYLLKIKPEEMKDPTDASLFLKENLPFLDAQTDSQVESILKFIFSGLIALAVEGFSEVIIIDSRHYPNRGIEEPSKEKSLRGAKDGFTEAFMTNIALIRRRIRDPKLIFTSHTVGTATRTDVSLVYMKGKADEALVKKIADKLNSITIDAVSVGDQTITEHIIQEIGQKSFLGWLNPYPKVRYTQRPDVAAAHLTEGKIAIVVDTSPTVILLPTGIFDFLQDVDDYYFPAITGNYFRLLRAFNFIGIIFITPLYLMFAQAYVPVYDALKFFIPQGDFAISLFWQFILLELAIDGLKLASLNTPDSLGMSLSVIGALILGELAITSGWFIPQTILCMAVVALASFTQPSIELGYGIKFMRIFILIGVQLGAHLGATSFAAGLLGDSSISICAIGGAVVATIIDFISVATTKTLAGTSYLYPLMPFDGNAVKHLFFRTKA, from the coding sequence ATGCAGAATAATAATTATTGGGCCGAGACCTTGAAAAGTGCTTTACCCATAGGAGAAAGCTTCGATATTATAGTTCGAGACCTTCAAATTGGCGGCAAGAAAGCGGTCATGTTCTTTGTAAACGGGCTGGTGACTGGAGATACCATGCCCATGGTTATGAGCTACTTACTGAAAATAAAGCCAGAAGAGATGAAAGACCCTACCGATGCCAGCCTCTTCCTCAAGGAAAATCTGCCCTTTTTAGATGCTCAAACAGATTCTCAAGTAGAGTCCATTCTAAAATTTATTTTTTCCGGCCTCATCGCCTTGGCCGTGGAAGGCTTTAGCGAAGTCATCATTATCGATTCTCGGCATTACCCAAATCGAGGCATTGAAGAGCCCTCCAAAGAAAAAAGCCTTCGCGGAGCCAAGGATGGCTTTACGGAAGCGTTTATGACCAATATCGCCTTAATTCGGCGTAGAATACGAGATCCTAAACTAATCTTCACCTCACACACGGTAGGCACTGCCACCAGAACCGACGTGAGCTTGGTCTACATGAAGGGAAAAGCCGATGAAGCCCTAGTAAAAAAGATTGCCGATAAGCTGAACAGCATTACCATAGATGCCGTATCCGTAGGGGATCAGACCATCACCGAGCACATCATCCAAGAAATAGGCCAGAAAAGCTTTTTAGGCTGGCTGAATCCCTATCCAAAAGTTCGCTACACCCAGCGACCCGATGTAGCCGCCGCTCATCTGACCGAGGGCAAGATTGCCATCGTTGTAGACACCAGCCCCACAGTAATTCTGCTGCCTACAGGAATATTTGACTTTCTTCAGGATGTGGATGATTACTATTTCCCCGCCATTACAGGCAACTACTTCCGGCTGCTGCGGGCCTTCAATTTTATCGGTATTATCTTTATCACACCACTATACCTTATGTTTGCTCAGGCCTATGTACCCGTATACGATGCCCTAAAGTTCTTTATCCCCCAAGGAGACTTTGCGATTTCCCTCTTCTGGCAGTTCATTCTATTGGAGTTGGCCATAGACGGCCTCAAACTGGCCTCTCTAAACACGCCGGACTCCCTAGGTATGTCCCTGTCAGTAATCGGAGCACTCATCCTTGGCGAACTGGCTATTACCTCTGGGTGGTTCATTCCGCAGACCATCCTCTGTATGGCGGTAGTTGCGCTGGCTAGCTTTACGCAGCCCAGCATTGAGCTGGGATACGGCATTAAGTTTATGCGCATCTTCATTCTCATAGGCGTTCAGCTGGGCGCTCACCTCGGAGCCACCTCCTTTGCCGCAGGTTTGCTGGGAGATTCCTCCATTTCCATTTGTGCCATCGGCGGTGCCGTGGTAGCCACTATCATCGACTTCATCTCCGTAGCTACTACCAAAACCCTGGCTGGAACCTCCTATCTTTATCCGCTGATGCCCTTTGACGGCAACGCTGTAAAACATCTGTTCTTCCGAACCAAAGCCTGA
- a CDS encoding cysteine hydrolase family protein, whose amino-acid sequence MMQKKALVIIDIQNDITKNYKDIIDNINKAIDWAVNNNIHVIYIRHENLSAGTRTFKPNTQGAEFASDLKIVSKNVFTKYKGNALSSEGFTDFINKNEIGDFYIAGADAAACVKSTCYNLCKANYGVNVLSDCITSYDKRKIDEMLAYYESKGSKIIGLKDLLLNHIVEV is encoded by the coding sequence ATGATGCAGAAAAAAGCTTTAGTAATAATTGATATTCAAAATGACATAACAAAGAATTACAAGGATATCATTGATAATATCAATAAAGCGATTGATTGGGCAGTTAATAATAATATTCATGTGATTTATATCAGGCATGAAAATTTGTCAGCTGGCACAAGGACTTTCAAACCCAATACACAGGGGGCTGAATTTGCTTCAGACCTAAAAATCGTCTCAAAAAATGTTTTTACAAAATATAAAGGAAATGCATTAAGCAGTGAAGGCTTTACAGATTTTATTAATAAAAATGAAATAGGTGATTTTTATATAGCAGGTGCGGACGCTGCTGCTTGTGTTAAATCAACCTGCTATAACTTATGCAAAGCAAATTATGGCGTTAATGTCCTATCAGATTGTATTACCAGTTATGATAAAAGGAAAATTGACGAAATGCTGGCCTATTACGAAAGCAAAGGAAGTAAAATCATTGGTTTAAAGGACCTCTTACTTAATCACATCGTTGAAGTATAG